A single Phytohabitans houttuyneae DNA region contains:
- a CDS encoding NAD-dependent epimerase/dehydratase family protein encodes MKVLVTGAAGMVGQAVVARLRADGHTVRAHDRTPPPGPADDIVAGDLRDASGLDRLLAGIDAVVHAAAIPAPVDDEVFDNNVGAAYHLLEAAGTLGVRRIVYVSSLSALGFAWSRRGAAPLRVPVAEDHPYVGDDPYGLSKQVGELVTATVSNRFGIPAVSLRFPFIGTGERLRHHLAHVQADLGGQRGSLWGWLETHDAADAVAAALTRPVEGHAIVHVAAPDTVALVPTAELLRRYYPEAVLTEPLDGFAVPISTRLSRELLDFVPAHTWRPTAAR; translated from the coding sequence GTGAAAGTTCTGGTCACCGGCGCCGCCGGAATGGTGGGCCAGGCGGTGGTCGCGCGGCTGCGCGCGGACGGGCACACCGTCCGCGCGCACGACCGGACCCCACCGCCCGGCCCGGCGGACGACATCGTCGCCGGCGACCTGCGAGACGCCTCCGGCCTCGACCGCCTGCTCGCCGGCATCGACGCGGTGGTGCACGCCGCCGCCATCCCCGCACCGGTGGACGACGAGGTGTTCGACAACAACGTCGGCGCCGCGTACCACCTGCTCGAAGCCGCGGGGACGCTCGGTGTGCGCCGGATCGTCTACGTCTCCAGCCTTTCCGCCCTCGGGTTCGCGTGGTCGCGGCGGGGCGCCGCACCGCTGCGGGTCCCGGTCGCCGAGGACCACCCGTACGTCGGCGACGACCCGTACGGACTGTCCAAACAGGTCGGTGAGCTCGTCACGGCGACGGTCAGCAACAGGTTCGGCATCCCGGCCGTCAGCCTGCGGTTTCCGTTCATCGGCACCGGCGAGCGGCTGCGTCACCATCTCGCGCACGTCCAGGCCGACCTCGGCGGCCAGCGGGGCAGCCTGTGGGGTTGGCTCGAAACGCACGACGCGGCGGACGCGGTCGCCGCCGCGCTGACCCGGCCGGTGGAGGGGCACGCCATCGTGCACGTCGCCGCGCCCGACACGGTCGCGCTGGTGCCGACTGCCGAGCTGCTGCGCCGGTACTACCCCGAGGCCGTCCTCACCGAACCGCTGGACGGGTTCGCGGTGCCGATCTCCACCCGGCTGAGCCGGGAGCTGCTCGACTTCGTACCGGCACACACCTGGCGGCCCACCGCGGCGCGGTGA
- a CDS encoding MetQ/NlpA family ABC transporter substrate-binding protein, whose protein sequence is MRRTIATLLAATGLVLGLAACGSDDSGSGGSASADQPLKVGVSPVPHGEILKYVADNLAAAEGLKLEIVEFNDYIQPNVALQDKQLDANYFQHVPYLEEEVASKGYKFTPLLPVHIEPLGAYSKKVKSLAEVPDGGVVAIPSDPSNSGRALNLLATNGLITLKDGAGVKATEADITGNPKNLKFEALESAQLPRSLDDTALSVINGNYAIETGLTPAKDALALEKGENNPYANLLVVRTGEQDDPRVVKLEKLLHSPEVKKFIEDKYAGSVLAAY, encoded by the coding sequence GTGCGTCGCACCATCGCCACCCTGCTCGCTGCCACCGGTCTCGTCCTCGGCCTGGCCGCGTGCGGCTCGGACGACTCCGGCTCCGGCGGCTCCGCCTCCGCTGACCAACCGCTCAAGGTCGGCGTCAGCCCGGTGCCGCACGGCGAGATCCTCAAGTACGTGGCCGACAACCTCGCCGCCGCCGAGGGCCTCAAGCTGGAGATCGTCGAGTTCAACGACTACATCCAGCCGAACGTCGCCCTGCAGGACAAGCAGCTGGACGCCAACTACTTCCAGCACGTGCCGTACCTGGAGGAGGAGGTGGCCAGCAAGGGCTACAAGTTCACGCCCCTCCTGCCAGTGCACATCGAGCCGCTCGGCGCGTACTCCAAGAAGGTCAAGAGCCTCGCCGAGGTGCCGGACGGTGGAGTGGTGGCGATCCCCAGCGACCCGTCGAACTCCGGACGCGCGCTCAACCTCCTCGCCACCAACGGCCTCATCACGCTCAAGGACGGCGCCGGCGTCAAGGCCACCGAGGCGGACATCACCGGCAACCCCAAGAACCTGAAGTTCGAGGCGCTGGAAAGCGCGCAGCTGCCCCGCAGCCTCGACGACACCGCCCTGTCGGTCATCAACGGCAACTACGCGATCGAGACCGGCCTCACCCCGGCCAAGGACGCGCTGGCGCTGGAGAAGGGCGAGAACAACCCGTACGCCAACCTGCTCGTCGTGCGAACCGGCGAGCAGGACGACCCGCGGGTGGTCAAGCTGGAGAAGCTGCTGCACTCCCCCGAGGTCAAGAAGTTCATCGAGGACAAGTACGCCGGTTCGGTGCTCGCCGCGTACTGA
- a CDS encoding methionine ABC transporter permease, with protein MSWSDIWPLLWEATKESAYMVGVATALTAVGGLLIGVLLVLTDRGGLLAARPVNAVLGLIVNIGRSLPFIILLVAIIPFTRAVVGTTIGTTAAIVPLTVGAIPFYARIVETSIREVDRGVIAAARAMGASRPEIVRKVLLREARPGLVAGLTITVIALVGYSAMAGVVGGGGLGDLAIRYGYQRFENEVMVATVLLLVVFVQLTQMLGDLVARRLSHQ; from the coding sequence GTGAGCTGGTCCGACATCTGGCCGTTGCTGTGGGAGGCCACCAAAGAAAGCGCCTACATGGTGGGCGTCGCCACCGCACTGACCGCGGTGGGCGGGCTGCTCATCGGGGTACTGCTCGTGCTCACCGACCGCGGCGGCCTGCTCGCCGCGCGCCCGGTCAACGCGGTGCTCGGCCTGATCGTCAACATTGGACGGTCGCTGCCCTTCATCATCCTGCTGGTCGCCATCATCCCGTTCACCCGGGCGGTGGTCGGCACGACGATCGGGACCACGGCGGCGATCGTGCCGCTCACCGTCGGCGCGATCCCCTTCTACGCCCGGATCGTCGAGACATCGATCCGCGAGGTCGACCGCGGCGTCATCGCGGCCGCGCGGGCGATGGGCGCGTCCCGGCCGGAGATCGTCCGCAAGGTGCTGCTGCGGGAAGCCCGGCCGGGCCTCGTCGCCGGGCTCACCATCACCGTGATCGCCCTCGTGGGCTACTCGGCGATGGCCGGCGTGGTGGGTGGCGGCGGCCTCGGCGACCTGGCCATCCGCTACGGCTACCAGCGCTTCGAGAACGAGGTGATGGTCGCCACCGTCCTGCTGCTCGTCGTCTTCGTCCAGCTCACCCAGATGCTCGGCGACCTTGTCGCCCGGCGGCTGTCCCATCAGTAG
- a CDS encoding NIL domain-containing protein has translation MEVVKRICDSVAVMHDGRITEVGTVPELLARPDSELARGVFRLGPPPDLPGATVVDVTVTGDDAFISDLARAYDLDVHILAGAVETVAGERVGRVRIALPGSPEANEAPLRHLRETGHTVRVPA, from the coding sequence ATGGAGGTGGTCAAGCGGATCTGCGACTCGGTGGCGGTCATGCACGACGGGCGGATCACCGAGGTGGGTACCGTGCCCGAGCTGCTCGCCCGTCCCGACTCCGAGCTGGCCCGCGGCGTCTTCCGGCTCGGTCCCCCGCCCGACCTGCCCGGAGCCACCGTGGTGGACGTGACCGTGACCGGCGATGACGCGTTCATCTCCGACCTGGCCCGCGCCTACGACCTCGACGTGCACATCCTCGCCGGCGCGGTGGAGACGGTCGCCGGCGAGCGCGTGGGCCGGGTCCGCATCGCGCTGCCCGGCTCGCCGGAGGCGAACGAGGCGCCGCTGCGCCACCTGCGCGAGACCGGCCACACCGTGCGGGTGCCGGCGTGA
- a CDS encoding ABC transporter ATP-binding protein, whose product MATRPAGDVVTATGVRRAFADTVVLDGVDLTIAAGEVVALLGGSGSGKTTLLRILAGLDADATGHWRVDGSLAVVFQEHRLLPWKRVADNVALGVTGPDVRGRTAAALTEVGLAGRERAWPAELSGGQSQRVAVARALVREPDLLLLDEPFGALDALTRLRMQGLFGRLRAQHGFAALLVTHDVDEALLLADRTLVLDGGRVVHNAPVPLPHPRAPDAPGFGALRRQLLERLGVPAPS is encoded by the coding sequence ATGGCGACGCGGCCTGCGGGCGACGTAGTCACCGCGACCGGCGTACGGCGCGCCTTCGCCGACACGGTCGTGCTCGACGGCGTCGACCTGACCATTGCCGCCGGCGAAGTGGTTGCCCTGCTCGGCGGCAGCGGCTCCGGCAAGACCACGCTGCTGCGGATCCTGGCCGGCCTGGACGCCGACGCCACCGGCCACTGGCGGGTCGACGGCAGCCTCGCGGTGGTCTTCCAGGAGCACCGCCTGCTGCCCTGGAAGCGGGTCGCCGACAACGTCGCCCTCGGCGTCACCGGCCCCGACGTGCGCGGGCGGACCGCCGCGGCGCTCACCGAGGTCGGACTCGCCGGCCGCGAGCGGGCCTGGCCGGCCGAGCTGTCCGGCGGCCAGTCCCAGCGCGTCGCGGTCGCCCGCGCGCTGGTCCGCGAGCCGGACCTGCTGCTGCTCGACGAACCGTTCGGCGCGCTGGACGCCCTCACCCGCCTGCGGATGCAGGGCCTGTTCGGCCGGCTCCGCGCCCAGCACGGCTTCGCCGCCCTGCTGGTCACCCACGACGTCGACGAGGCGCTGCTGCTGGCCGACCGCACCCTCGTCCTCGACGGCGGGCGCGTCGTCCACAACGCACCGGTGCCGCTGCCCCACCCACGCGCGCCCGACGCCCCGGGCTTCGGCGCCCTGCGCCGGCAGCTGCTCGAACGCCTGGGCGTGCCCGCGCCGAGCTAA
- a CDS encoding ABC transporter permease subunit has protein sequence MTALATPPVATVPKARTKAPRPARRRWRRLTMPVVLVVFWETASRTGLLPEEKLSPPSQVLRTGWRLAEDGTLAIHLLDSLTRAGAGLAIGAGLALVLGSVAGLLRVGDDLVDPPVQMARMLPHLALVPLLIIWVGIGESLKITLVSLGVFFPMYFNLYAGIRDIDERLVEAARTCGLGALARIRHVILPGALPALFLGLRLAIGAAWLSLVVGETVATQSGIGFLMMEAREFSQTDVVVVGLFIYALLGLLSDLILRIAERKALTWRRGLRAT, from the coding sequence GTGACAGCGCTGGCCACGCCGCCGGTCGCCACGGTGCCGAAGGCGCGTACGAAGGCGCCCCGGCCCGCCCGGCGCCGGTGGCGGCGGCTCACCATGCCGGTCGTGCTGGTCGTCTTCTGGGAGACCGCCTCGCGCACCGGCCTGCTGCCCGAGGAGAAGCTCTCCCCACCCAGCCAGGTGCTGCGGACGGGCTGGCGGCTGGCCGAGGACGGCACGCTCGCCATCCACCTGCTCGACTCGCTGACCCGCGCCGGCGCAGGCCTTGCCATCGGCGCCGGCCTTGCCCTCGTCCTCGGCTCGGTGGCCGGCCTGCTGCGGGTCGGCGACGACCTTGTCGACCCGCCGGTGCAGATGGCGCGCATGCTCCCGCACCTGGCGCTGGTACCGCTGCTGATCATCTGGGTCGGCATCGGCGAGTCACTGAAGATCACGCTGGTGAGCCTGGGCGTGTTCTTCCCGATGTACTTCAACCTCTACGCCGGCATCCGCGACATCGACGAGCGGCTTGTCGAAGCGGCACGCACCTGCGGGCTCGGGGCGCTGGCCCGGATCCGCCACGTGATCCTGCCCGGCGCGCTCCCGGCCCTCTTCCTCGGCCTGCGCCTCGCCATCGGCGCCGCCTGGCTGAGCCTGGTGGTCGGCGAGACGGTCGCCACGCAGAGCGGCATCGGCTTTCTGATGATGGAGGCCCGCGAGTTCAGCCAGACCGACGTGGTCGTGGTCGGCCTGTTCATCTACGCCCTGCTGGGACTGCTGTCCGACCTGATCCTGCGGATCGCCGAGAGGAAGGCACTGACATGGCGACGCGGCCTGCGGGCGACGTAG
- a CDS encoding aliphatic sulfonate ABC transporter substrate-binding protein yields the protein MNRSANRGYNRARRRLAVLGAVVIGAAAMLTGCGGGDSGGEASPLRVGYQRYGSLSLLKARNEAPGVTWSLFESGPALTEALKAGSIDIGETGEAPPIFAAAGKIQFKIVATSDEVPEGEAVLVKESSGFKTFADLRGKTVALNKGSNVHWLLVKLLEANNMTLQDLTVRYLKPAEGRPAFDSGQVDAWIIWDPYFALAEQPGVKVLADATGLASNREYILAAPDAVEKKADQVRDLLTKLDTTTEWGIANPDERARVLAPELKIDEGVAKRSLARSAKPLAPVTPAIGDELQAIADGFAALKLIPEPIDIKARVDTRFTEVFT from the coding sequence ATGAACAGGTCAGCGAACCGTGGCTACAACCGTGCCCGCCGGCGACTCGCCGTGCTCGGCGCCGTCGTGATCGGCGCCGCCGCCATGCTCACCGGATGTGGTGGAGGCGACTCGGGAGGCGAAGCCTCCCCACTGCGGGTGGGCTACCAGCGCTACGGGAGCCTGAGCCTGCTCAAGGCCCGCAACGAGGCGCCCGGCGTGACGTGGTCGCTCTTCGAGAGCGGACCAGCCCTCACCGAGGCGCTCAAGGCCGGGTCGATCGACATCGGCGAGACCGGCGAGGCGCCACCGATCTTCGCCGCCGCCGGCAAGATCCAGTTCAAGATCGTGGCGACCTCGGACGAGGTGCCGGAGGGTGAGGCCGTGCTCGTCAAGGAGAGCAGCGGCTTCAAGACCTTCGCCGACCTCAGGGGCAAGACGGTCGCGCTGAACAAGGGCTCCAACGTGCACTGGCTGCTGGTCAAGCTGCTGGAGGCCAACAACATGACGCTCCAGGACCTCACCGTCAGGTACCTCAAGCCCGCCGAAGGACGGCCCGCCTTCGACTCCGGGCAGGTCGACGCCTGGATCATCTGGGACCCGTACTTCGCGCTGGCCGAACAGCCCGGCGTGAAGGTGCTCGCCGACGCGACCGGGCTGGCCAGCAACCGCGAGTACATCCTGGCCGCGCCCGATGCCGTGGAGAAGAAGGCGGACCAGGTGCGCGACCTGCTCACCAAGCTCGACACCACCACCGAGTGGGGCATCGCCAACCCGGACGAGCGGGCCCGGGTGCTCGCGCCCGAGCTGAAGATCGACGAGGGCGTGGCCAAGCGGTCCCTGGCCCGCAGCGCCAAGCCGCTGGCCCCGGTCACGCCGGCGATCGGCGACGAACTTCAGGCCATCGCCGACGGGTTCGCCGCGCTGAAGCTGATTCCCGAGCCGATCGACATCAAGGCACGGGTGGACACCCGGTTCACCGAGGTGTTCACGTGA
- a CDS encoding dioxygenase family protein has product MGTESTDLTARVAASFDGAGDERLRTILASLVRHLHAFVGDVRPTLAEWEAAIGFLTATGQACTDTRQEYILLSDVLGVSTLVESLNARAGAAATESTVLGPFHVVASPPRANGDSIDLVGRGEPCLVAGTVRAEDGQPLPGATVDVWQCDQDGFYDVQRPDAQPPGNGRGLFTADAAGRFHFRTVVPSHYPIPTDGPVGELLRLTGRHPYRPAHIHFIAAADGHHPVTTHVFVAGGPYLDSDAVFAVKPSLVREFTLVDDEARAAAAGLANPFRQVEFDIVLGGG; this is encoded by the coding sequence ATGGGTACCGAATCGACCGACCTGACCGCCCGCGTGGCGGCGAGCTTCGACGGCGCCGGCGACGAACGGCTGCGCACGATCCTGGCCAGCCTGGTGCGCCACCTGCACGCGTTCGTCGGCGACGTGCGGCCGACCCTGGCCGAGTGGGAGGCCGCGATCGGCTTCCTGACCGCGACCGGGCAAGCGTGCACCGACACGCGCCAGGAGTACATCCTGCTCTCCGACGTGCTCGGCGTCTCCACGCTGGTCGAGTCGCTCAACGCCCGCGCGGGCGCCGCCGCGACGGAGTCGACGGTGCTCGGCCCGTTCCACGTCGTGGCGTCGCCGCCGCGCGCCAACGGCGACTCGATCGACCTTGTCGGCCGCGGCGAGCCCTGCCTTGTGGCCGGCACCGTCCGGGCAGAGGACGGCCAGCCATTGCCCGGCGCCACCGTGGACGTGTGGCAGTGCGACCAGGACGGCTTCTACGACGTGCAACGTCCCGACGCGCAGCCGCCCGGCAACGGCCGCGGCCTGTTCACCGCCGACGCGGCCGGCCGCTTCCACTTCCGCACCGTCGTGCCCAGCCACTACCCGATCCCCACCGACGGTCCGGTCGGCGAGCTGCTCCGGCTGACCGGCCGCCACCCCTACCGGCCGGCGCACATCCACTTCATCGCGGCGGCTGACGGGCACCATCCGGTCACCACGCACGTGTTCGTGGCCGGCGGGCCGTACCTGGACTCCGACGCGGTCTTCGCGGTCAAGCCGAGCCTGGTGCGCGAGTTCACTTTGGTCGACGACGAGGCGCGGGCGGCGGCCGCCGGCCTTGCCAACCCGTTCCGGCAGGTGGAGTTCGACATCGTCCTCGGTGGAGGGTGA
- a CDS encoding maleylacetate reductase, producing MRGFTYQPSPVRVVFGEGAAGALPDELGRLRLHRPVIISTPGQAATVRELTAAHTHRIAGYLPQAVAHVPAAVVEGARTAVRDLRADGLVAIGGGSAIGLAKAIARADGLPIVAVPTTYAGSEMTPIWGLTEDGVKKTGRDPRVLPRTAIYDPDLTRALPPGVAGPSGLNALAHAVEALYAPDRSPPVDLLAEEGIRALGEALPALVTAPDADLRARALYGAWLCGTCLGSTAMSLHHKLCHVLGGAFDLPHAGLHAVLLPYVMAYNAGHAPDADATVARALRADSGAAGLHRLAVAVGAPPSLRALGMRAADLEHAAGLATRDAYANPRPVTRAGVRDLLQAAFDGASPRPGVPPSLAV from the coding sequence GTGCGCGGCTTCACGTACCAGCCGTCGCCGGTGCGCGTCGTCTTCGGCGAGGGCGCGGCCGGTGCCCTGCCCGACGAGCTGGGCCGGCTGCGACTGCACCGGCCGGTGATCATCTCCACGCCCGGGCAGGCGGCCACCGTTCGGGAGCTGACCGCGGCGCACACCCACCGCATCGCCGGCTACCTGCCGCAGGCCGTCGCGCACGTGCCCGCCGCCGTGGTCGAAGGCGCCCGCACCGCCGTGCGGGACCTGCGCGCCGACGGCCTCGTCGCCATCGGCGGCGGCTCCGCGATCGGGCTCGCCAAGGCGATCGCCCGGGCCGACGGGCTGCCGATCGTGGCGGTCCCGACCACCTACGCCGGCTCGGAGATGACCCCGATCTGGGGCCTGACCGAAGACGGGGTAAAAAAGACCGGCCGGGATCCGCGGGTACTGCCCCGCACCGCGATCTACGATCCCGACCTGACCCGCGCGCTACCGCCCGGTGTCGCCGGGCCGAGCGGGCTGAACGCGCTCGCCCACGCGGTCGAGGCGCTGTACGCCCCGGATCGCTCCCCGCCGGTCGACCTGCTCGCCGAGGAAGGCATCCGCGCCCTCGGCGAGGCGCTGCCGGCACTGGTCACGGCGCCGGACGCCGACCTGCGCGCGCGGGCGCTGTACGGGGCGTGGCTGTGCGGCACCTGCCTCGGCAGCACCGCGATGTCGCTGCACCACAAGCTCTGCCACGTGCTCGGCGGCGCCTTCGACCTGCCGCACGCCGGCCTGCACGCGGTGCTCCTGCCGTACGTGATGGCGTACAACGCCGGTCACGCCCCGGACGCCGACGCCACCGTCGCGCGGGCACTCCGGGCGGACTCCGGCGCAGCCGGCCTGCACCGGCTCGCGGTGGCCGTGGGCGCACCGCCCTCGCTGCGTGCGCTGGGCATGCGCGCCGCGGACCTTGAACACGCGGCCGGCCTCGCCACCCGCGACGCCTACGCCAACCCGCGCCCGGTCACCCGCGCCGGCGTACGCGACCTGCTGCAAGCCGCGTTCGATGGCGCATCACCGCGTCCCGGCGTACCGCCGTCGCTGGCGGTGTAG
- a CDS encoding sensor histidine kinase, whose translation MRIARELHDAVSHHLAVINLQAEAAIARHRTRPEAALAALSTISAASREALGDIRTTLGALRATEPAGVEPPVSLDNLPRLAERVRATGVEVDLTAPGPPDPLPAAVERAVVRIAQEALTNAARHARPRRLRLSIGYEPEHVVLEVTNDGAGATAGRQGSGIPGMRQRAEALGGELHAEPLGDGRFLVRARLPRGGAR comes from the coding sequence TTGCGGATCGCGCGCGAGCTGCACGACGCGGTGAGCCATCATCTGGCCGTGATCAACCTGCAGGCCGAGGCGGCGATCGCCCGCCACCGGACGCGGCCGGAGGCCGCCCTGGCCGCGCTGTCCACGATCAGCGCCGCCAGCCGGGAGGCCCTCGGCGACATCCGCACCACGCTCGGCGCGCTTCGCGCCACTGAGCCGGCGGGGGTGGAGCCGCCGGTCTCGCTGGACAACCTGCCCCGGCTCGCCGAGCGGGTCCGCGCCACCGGAGTCGAGGTGGACCTTACGGCGCCGGGCCCGCCGGACCCGCTGCCCGCGGCCGTGGAACGCGCCGTCGTCCGCATCGCCCAGGAGGCGTTGACCAACGCCGCCCGGCACGCCAGGCCGCGGCGGCTGCGGCTGAGCATCGGGTACGAGCCGGAGCACGTGGTCCTCGAAGTGACGAACGACGGCGCCGGTGCGACGGCGGGGCGGCAGGGCAGCGGGATACCCGGCATGCGGCAGCGCGCCGAGGCGCTCGGCGGTGAGCTGCACGCCGAGCCGCTGGGTGACGGCCGCTTCCTGGTACGGGCACGGCTCCCACGGGGCGGCGCCCGGTGA
- a CDS encoding response regulator transcription factor: MIRVLVADDQMLVRAGLRMILDEPDIALVEEAGTGEEAVALARAHLPDVVLMDVRMPGLDGLAATRRIVADPALDAVRVVVLTTYDLDAYVYEALRSGASGFLLKDAGHAEILAGVRAAAGGGALLSPAVTRRLIDEFAARPPRQVDGTGLDRLTDREHQVLLLVAAGLNNDEVGQRLGMSPATAKTHVTRIQAKLGARDRVQLVVLAYETRLVRPGWLV; this comes from the coding sequence GTGATCCGCGTGCTCGTCGCCGACGACCAGATGCTGGTCCGGGCCGGGCTGCGGATGATCCTCGACGAGCCGGACATCGCGCTGGTCGAGGAGGCCGGCACCGGTGAGGAGGCGGTGGCGCTGGCCCGCGCCCACCTGCCCGACGTGGTGCTGATGGACGTGCGCATGCCCGGCCTGGACGGGCTCGCCGCCACCCGCCGGATCGTCGCCGACCCCGCCCTGGACGCGGTGCGGGTCGTCGTGCTGACCACCTACGACCTCGACGCGTACGTGTACGAGGCGCTCCGTTCCGGTGCCAGCGGGTTCCTGCTCAAGGACGCCGGCCACGCCGAGATCCTGGCCGGCGTGCGGGCCGCGGCCGGTGGCGGCGCCCTGCTGTCGCCGGCCGTGACGAGGCGGCTCATCGACGAGTTCGCGGCCCGGCCGCCGCGGCAGGTCGACGGCACCGGGCTGGACCGGCTCACCGACCGGGAGCACCAGGTACTGCTGCTTGTCGCGGCCGGGCTCAACAACGACGAGGTGGGCCAGCGGCTCGGGATGAGCCCGGCCACGGCCAAGACGCACGTCACCCGCATCCAGGCCAAGCTCGGCGCGCGCGACCGGGTGCAGCTGGTGGTGCTCGCCTACGAGACGCGGCTCGTGCGGCCGGGATGGCTGGTCTGA
- a CDS encoding Hsp20/alpha crystallin family protein: protein MLMRTDPFHTLDRLTQQLLGSGPTGTWSRPTAMPIDAYRTGDEFLVAFDLPGVAPDAIEIDIERNVLTVRAERRPPELGEDAKLQLSERPLGVYARQLLLSDGLDTDHVQASYDNGVLLLRIPVAEKAKPRKIAVAAAGDRKAIHA, encoded by the coding sequence ATGTTGATGCGCACTGACCCGTTCCACACGCTGGACCGGCTCACCCAACAGCTTCTCGGCAGCGGCCCGACAGGCACCTGGTCGCGGCCCACCGCAATGCCGATCGACGCATACCGCACCGGCGACGAGTTCCTCGTGGCATTCGACCTGCCCGGCGTCGCACCGGACGCGATCGAGATCGATATCGAGCGCAACGTGCTCACCGTCCGCGCCGAGCGGCGCCCGCCCGAGCTCGGCGAGGACGCGAAGCTGCAGCTGTCCGAGCGCCCGCTGGGCGTCTATGCCCGGCAGCTGTTGCTCAGCGACGGCCTAGACACCGACCACGTGCAGGCCAGCTACGACAACGGTGTCCTGCTACTGCGGATCCCCGTCGCGGAAAAGGCCAAGCCACGCAAGATCGCCGTGGCCGCGGCCGGCGATCGAAAGGCCATCCACGCCTGA
- a CDS encoding dihydrofolate reductase family protein — translation MSVSLDGFAAGPDVTAEQPMGKGGERLHEWLFHGGEVDAAQARERYATTGAVVIGKRTFDVGVGLWQDVPFPVPCFVVTREPREPLTMNSGTFTFVSDGLHSTVSRARQAAGDRSVLIMGGPTTGQRFVKAGLVDEIVVQLVPVLLGAGVRLFDNLGTDHIELERTAAVESPNVTHLTFSVLT, via the coding sequence ATGAGCGTGTCGCTGGACGGCTTCGCGGCCGGACCTGACGTCACCGCCGAACAGCCGATGGGCAAAGGCGGCGAGCGGCTGCACGAGTGGCTGTTTCACGGCGGCGAGGTCGACGCGGCGCAGGCACGAGAACGCTACGCGACGACCGGCGCCGTGGTGATCGGAAAACGGACGTTCGACGTCGGCGTCGGCCTGTGGCAGGACGTGCCGTTTCCGGTGCCCTGCTTCGTGGTCACGCGCGAGCCGCGCGAGCCGTTGACGATGAACAGCGGCACCTTCACGTTCGTCAGCGATGGGCTCCACAGCACGGTGAGCCGGGCGCGCCAAGCCGCCGGCGACCGGAGCGTCCTCATCATGGGTGGGCCCACGACAGGTCAGCGGTTCGTCAAGGCCGGCTTGGTGGACGAGATCGTGGTGCAGCTCGTGCCGGTGCTCCTCGGGGCTGGCGTGCGCCTGTTCGACAACCTGGGCACCGACCACATCGAACTCGAACGGACCGCGGCGGTCGAGTCACCGAACGTCACGCATCTGACCTTTAGCGTCCTCACGTGA
- a CDS encoding GAF and ANTAR domain-containing protein — translation MTDELMPLAAELAEITRLVEGDDFGATLDRFVARIVRTVPGCDAALLTVRSNGVLQSATSIDALGFDPILPGPIVEAATFDEPRRLDDVATDQRWPSFSAQLAGAGFHSCIALPLSTEGEDTAVLTLLSHTGGQFTGITYDVVLLLTLHAGVMFDNAAVYHDSTRLIEQLRAALRTRSMVGQAQGMLMRQFNIDSEHAFEAMRRSSQNSNTKLRDLAGLLIAAHEQGEFEEQIAKLALTAAR, via the coding sequence ATGACCGACGAGTTGATGCCGCTGGCCGCGGAGCTGGCCGAGATTACCCGCCTGGTCGAGGGGGATGACTTCGGCGCCACCCTGGACCGTTTCGTGGCCCGGATCGTCCGCACGGTGCCCGGCTGCGACGCCGCGCTCCTGACCGTCCGCTCCAACGGCGTCCTGCAGTCGGCCACGAGCATCGACGCGCTGGGCTTCGATCCGATCCTGCCGGGGCCGATCGTGGAGGCGGCCACCTTCGACGAGCCACGCCGCCTCGACGACGTCGCCACCGACCAGCGGTGGCCCAGCTTCAGCGCGCAGCTGGCCGGTGCCGGCTTCCACAGCTGCATCGCGCTGCCGCTGAGCACCGAGGGCGAGGACACCGCGGTACTCACCCTGCTGTCCCACACCGGCGGCCAGTTCACCGGCATCACCTACGACGTGGTTCTCCTGCTGACCCTGCACGCCGGCGTCATGTTCGACAACGCCGCCGTCTACCACGACAGCACCAGACTCATCGAGCAGCTTCGGGCCGCGCTGCGTACCCGCTCGATGGTCGGCCAGGCGCAAGGCATGCTGATGCGCCAGTTCAACATCGACAGCGAGCACGCGTTCGAGGCCATGAGACGCTCCTCGCAAAACAGCAACACCAAGCTGCGTGACCTCGCCGGCCTGCTCATCGCCGCGCACGAGCAGGGCGAGTTCGAGGAGCAGATAGCCAAGCTCGCACTCACCGCCGCCCGCTAG